A window of Chryseobacterium aquaeductus genomic DNA:
AAGACGGTTTGTTCTTCAAATCGGCAATTAAAAATAACAAAAATGATGTTCCTTCAAACGCTTTATGGATGCAGGGAATTTGGGCTTCAGTTCTTTGTCTGAGTGGTCAATATGGAAATCTTTTAGATATGATCTCGTTTGTTATCGTTCTATTTTACATGATCACCGTTTTCGGAGTTATTTATTTAAGATTCAAACAACCCAATCTTGAAAGACCTTACAAAACATGGTTATACCCTGTTACACCAATTATTTATTTGGTAATAGGAACTGTTTTTTGCGGACTTTTATTAATCTACAAACAACAATATATCTGGCCAGGATTTTTGATTGTTTTACTAGGTCTTCCTGTTTATTACATCATCAATCGTAATAAAAATACAGACTTATAAATTTTTTGCAGTTCCTTGAGCGGAGCCAAATTCTCAGGAGCGAAGTTAAATTCTCAATTTAGTGAGCGAAGCCGAATTCACCTTCCCTGAGCGAAGCCGAAGGGAATCTCCCCGACTTCTCGTGAAGGGTTAGCGGAGTTGTTTGCGACTTCCGGAGTTCTCGGGAGGTTTGTTTCACTATTGTTTGTAACCGCAGGACTTTAAATGATGTACAAATTGAAACATTCACTGCTCTCATTAAATTAATTTTAGCCATCAAGATTTTCTTCCCATCAAAGTTTGGACAGATTATCACACATTATTTCCCGGAAATGTTTAATTTGGTAATTCATTTAATAATGACACCAAAAAAATAAAATAGATCATCAATCTATGGACACACCAAATTACAGAATGCCCTTTGTACCATCTACACTGATGTCTGAAGGTGGAAGTATCGATACCTGCGATATGGGAGAAAGTATCGCCCACAATATCATGCTTCTGATCACGACAAAAAAAGGCGAAAACAGATACGACGAGAACTACGGAAACGATGTTTGGAATCTTGAATTTGATAACGGAGTGACATCAGCAGTCTGGGAAAATGTTTTCATAAAAAGCCTCAAAAAACAAATTTTAGAATCTGAGCCAAGAATTGTTCAGCCACAGGTTGATGCCCACATAGAAATTGTTGAGCACAGTTACGATACCAAGGAACACACCGAAATCAAGAAAAAAGTAAAAATAGCCATCAATGCAAAAATGGAGGCGACTGGAGAACGTTTCAGTTTTTCTACTGAGATATTTTTGAGCCCGATGTCTATTGATTAATTTTCACCACACCTTATCACCAATATGAATTTAGATCAGAATATATATTCAAAAGAATCTGTTAAAGCCAGAATGCTGCAGAATGCAACAAAAGTCTGGGGATTGAAAAGTCCGCAGTCGTTGGATCCCTTTGTGAAACTTTTAATAGATGCTTTCAGTACGGAAGTTTTTAAATCTAATAATGAAATTCAGAGCGTCAATGCGAGAATTTTAGAAAAGTTGGCAAAACTTTTAACACCATCTATTTATACTCACCCGATTCCCGCGCATGCTGTTGCCTACACAACTCCTTTTGAATCATCAGAAAATCTGTTGGAGCACACAGAATTTTTCTTCAAAAAACAGATGAATTCGACGGTGAAATCAGAATCAGACAAGCAACTTAATATTCCTTTTACACCCATCGGAAGTATAAGAACCAATAAAGCTCAAACTGCCATCATGTTTGTTGGCAATACTTGTTACAGTATTGATGAACGTTTGAATAAAATTCCGATCTCGAGATTTCAGGGTAGACCTTCTGATTACAGAAAAGTAACGATCGGAATTAATGTTTCTCAATATACCAACGAAAAATTCCCAAGATCTTTAGGAATTTACTGTTCAAATCCTGCTTTTGAGCATTTGGATTATGTGTACAAATTGCTACCATACATTACAGTTTCCAGCAACGGAAATCCTTTATTCGTGAAAGAAGGTTTAACTTATCTGAAGAAAGAGCAGGCAGAAGGCTATGAACAGATATTTCACGAGCAATCTATTCAGACGAAAATAATTCAGGATATAAAGAACATTTATCATCATAAATTCATCGAAGTAAGCGGACTTTCAAGAGATTTGTTTTCAGAAGGATCGCTGCCACAGGATTTAGATTTTCTTAATGAAAGAGAAGAAATTCAAAAATATATAACAAGCAAGAAGTTTTTATGGCTGACTTTTGAATTTCCACCTCAATTTTCTGCTGAGATTTTAGATAATTTCACTTTTGTTTTGAATGCATTTCCCATTTACAACCGTGGCTGGAAAAAGACAGATTACAGTCTTGACATTATGGGAAATAATATTCCTTTGATTACTGAAGATGGCGAGCATTTTCTCTATGTAGAAGAAGTGCAGGACGGAGACGGAAGAAAATATACCGAAATTCCATTCACACCTTCAGATGATCTCAAAAAAGGTCTTTACACCGTAAGAAAAGGCGGAATGGAAAGATTTAATAATAGAAATGCGGTTGATATGATCTCTAATGTTCTTGAACTGACCAGAGACGAGATTGCAGCTTTTTCCTTATTAAATCGTGATAATGTAAAAGGATTGCTGAGCGAAATGTCTGACAAAATGAAATCTATGGTGCAAAAAGTAAACAATGCCAAAAGAAACGTTAAACAGGAACTCAACTATGTCATCATGGAACCTGTCGAAAAAACAGATCATACGTACGCAGCATTTTGGATTACGCACTGCACTTTTGCCAATCACATGAGACCAGGAACTGAACTTTCCAATCAATTAAAATCTCAGACATTAATTCTTTTAACTGAAACCATCGGTGGTGCGGAAGAACAGAAAGGTTCAGACAGCATTCAGGCTTACAAATATGCACTGACGACCAGAGATAAAATCATTTCTTTGGAAGATGTAAAAAACTATGTTCGGATGATGTTGAAAGATGAACTAAAAGATGTCCGAGTAAAAAGAGGAACGATGATCAGCAACAAACCAAAAGAAGGTTTCGTGCGGACTGTTGACGTTGAAGTGATTCCTGAGAATTATTCTTTCTACGGAAGAGTCTATTGGGAAAATATGGCGAATATCCTTAGAAATCAAATCATTTCCAAAGCAATTGACGGAATAGAATACCGAGTGATAATCAGCAATGAAGATGTTGATTTTTTTGAAAATTAAATTGAAAGAAAATTCCGGAAAATGATCAATTTTCCGGAATTTTTATTTAAAATAACTGATCCATTAAAATTACTTCTCTGCTTTCCAGTAAAGGAATAATTTGCTTCACATGAAACGTCATTATTACGATGTAAATTTAAATAAAATTGATGAAGTTTAATGATAATCATTCAATAGGATTTAGATTAAGAAAACTTAAGAAATATATAACATTGTCATTAAAATCGAAAACATTTTTAACTCAATAAATTCCATAAAATTCCGTAATTTTGCAAATCGTGATTTTCATGTAAGGTCACCCCAAATTATGAGTGAATCAAAAGAATATATAGAAGTTTACGGAGCCAGAGAACACAATCTTAAAAACATTGATGTCAAAATTCCGCGTAATGAACTGGTGGTGATCACCGGACTTTCCGGAAGCGGAAAATCGTCATTGGCTTTTGATACGATTTTTGCTGAAGGACAACGTCGTTACATCGAAACTTTCTCGGCTTATGCACGTCAGTTTTTAGGTGGTTTGGAACGTCCGGATGTCGATAAAATTGAAGGTTTGTCTCCGGTAATTGCCATTGAGCAAAAAACAACCAACAAAAACCCGCGTTCTACAGTTGGAACGGTGACAGAACTTTACGATTATCTTCGTCTTTTGTTTGCAAGGGTTTCAGATGCCTATTCATTGTCGTCTGGAAAGAAATTGGTAAGCTACACAGAAGATCAGATTCTTGATACGATTAAAGAAAATTATAAAGGTGAAAAGTTAATGTTGATGGCGCCAGTTGTTCGTTCCAGAAAAGGTCATTATCACGAACTTTTTGTTCAGATGGCTAAAAAAGGGTACGGACAGGCAAGAATTGATGGTGATTTGCAGGATATTGAATATGATTTAAAACTCGACCGTTACAAAACCCACGACATCGATATCGTGATTGATCGTTGGATCATCGGTGAATCTGCCTCTGAAACGAGAATGGAAAAATCACTAAGAACTGCCATGGAAATGGGTGAAGGTGTCATCGGAATTCAAAAGCTGGGAAGTACAGAAATTGAATATTTCTCTAAAAATTTAATGGATGCCGAAACCGGACATTCATTGGCTTTGCCAGAACCAAATACCTTTTCGTTCAACTCTCCGAAAGGAAGCTGCCCGAACTGTAAAGGTTTGGGAACAATCAAGAAAATCAATACCGATTATTTTGTCGAAAATCCTAAATTATCAATTAATCAAGGAGGTTTATTGCCTTTGGAAGATATTAAATCGAATAAATGGATTTTAGCACAGATCAAAAATATACTTGAAATTTTCGGTTTGGGATTGACGACTCCGTTTAAAGATATTCCTGCAGAAGCGTTGGATTATATGTACAACGGCTGTCACAAAGAATTTAATAAAGACCTGAAATACGCAGGAATTACCAAAAAAATAAAGATCAGTTTTGATGGTTTGATTCCTTTTATGGAAGAAATCATTGATGAGAAAGAGTCTTATGAAGGTGTTTTGTTAGAGAGACATTTTACAACTGAAGAAACTTGTCCAGATTGTAAAGGAACACGTCTTCAACCGGGAAGTTTAAGCTTTAAAATCGATGGAAAAAATATTGCTGAGATCAATGGTTTAAGCTTATCAGATTTAAAAGATTGGTTGAGAGATGTTAAAGATAAATTTTCGCCAAAAAATGCAATCATTGCTCACGAAATTTTAAAGGAAATCGAAACCAGGCTTCAATTTTTGTTGGATGTTGGTTTGGAATATTTAAGTCTGAGCAGAAGTTCAAAAACTCTATCCGGTGGAGAATCTCAGAGAATTCGTCTCGCAACGCAAATCGGTTCTCAGTTGGTGAATGTTCTGTATATTTTGGATGAGCCAAGTATCGGATTGCACCAGAGAGATAATGAAAGACTTATCAAATCGTTAAAAAATCTTCGTGACATCGGAAATTCTGTTTTGGTGGTAGAGCACGACAAAGATATGATCATGGAAGCCGATGAGGTTTTGGATATTGGTCCGAGAGCCGGAAAATTCGGTGGAGAAATTCTTTGGCAGGGAAAACCTGCAGATTTACTGAAAGCAGACACAATCACGGCAGATTATATCAACGGAAAAAGAAAGATTGCCATTCCCGAAGTCAGAAGAGAAGGAAACGGGAAAAGTATTGTCTTAAAAGGTGCTACAGGAAACAATCTGAAAAATGTAACCCTTGATATTCCGTTAGGAAAACTGGTGGTGGTGACAGGAATTTCAGGAAGCGGAAAATCTTCTCTGATTAACGGAACTTTGTATCCAATCCTTAACAAACATTTTTACAGAGCCGTTCAGGAACCTTTGCCTTACAAGAAAATAGAAGGTCTTGACAATATCGATAAAATCGTAGATGTTGACCAGACTCCGATTGGTAGAACGCCACGTTCGAATCCTGCAACTTACACAGGAATGTTCACCGATATCAGAAATTTATTTTCTGAATTGCCTGAAAGTAAAATCCGTGGTTACAAACCTGGAAGATTTTCTTTCAACGTAAAAGGCGGAAGATGCGAAACTTGTCAGGGAGGCGGTTTAAAAGTCATTGAAATGAACTTCTTACCTGATGTTTACGTGCATTGCGAAACCTGCAACGGAAAACGTTTCAACAGAGAAACGCTGGAAGTTCGTTACAAAGGAAAATCGATTTCCGATGTTTTGGATATGACGATTGATGAAGCGGTAGATTTCTTCCAGCCGATTCCAAAGATTTTTGCAAGAGTGAAAACTTTGCAGGATGTCGGTTTGGGTTATATCACAATGGGACAACAATCGACCACTCTTTCCGGTGGTGAAGCGCAACGTATCAAACTGGCAACAGAACTCGCAAAAAGACAAACCGGAAATACGTTATATATTCTTGACGAACCAACAACCGGACTTCATTTTGAAGACGTAAAAATTCTGATGGATGCCATTAATAAACTCGTAGAATTAGGAAACTCTTTCATCATCATCGAACATAATATGGATGTGATTAAATTGGCAGATCATATTATTGACGTTGGTCCAGAAGGTGGAAAATACGGCGGTGAGATTATTGCCAAGGGAACTCCGGAAGAGATTATTAAGTCGAAGAAGAGTTTGACAGGGAAGTATTTGAAGAAGGAGATGTAAAATATTAGTCACATAATGAGGAAAACCACAATTTAGTTGTGGTTTTTTTATTTACTTTTGGGAAAAACGAATAAACATGAGGTTAGCTGCTATTTATATAAAACGACATTTTCTTTTTTCAGAACCGCAAACAATTAATTTGGGTGGCAAATATTTCTACACCATTACTCCAAGAGAGGGAAAGGAAAACAAATATGACATTACCCGTATAGAAAACCCACAGTTTATAGAAAATTTTTGGGGCAAAAAAATTTCTTTGGTTTCAGCTATTGTTGGGGAAAATGGAACGGGGAAGACTAGTTTTTTGAAAAGTATTTGTTTATCTAAAACAAATATTAATGATATTGTTCTCGTTTTTGAAAACAAAAATAATAGTTATGAAATATATGATAAAGGCTTTTTAGATAATTCAATATTTAGTATTGATTATTTTACACAAACATTAGATAGCGACTTAAGTCATTTTTCTATAAATTCATTTTTGAATTTTAATACAGATTTTGTTGGATTAAGTGAATTTAATTTGAATAATTTTAAAAACTTAGTTTTATTAATTCAAAAACAAAACAATGAGAAATTATTGAAATCTTATCTCAGGGAAAATTTCAATTTATTTGATGCAGTCAAAATCAAGTTGAAAAACAATTTAAAAACTGAAACTTATTGGGGTGATAAAACCAAAAGACAAGAATCAACAAATGATTTAATCAGATTAATAATTGATAAGTTTGGTGCAAAAAATGATGATGTACCTACGATTTTTACCAGCGAAAATTTTATTAAAAATTTAGAATTAAAGCTTTTATTAGCTGTAATAAATATTAATTTCGATAGATATAATAATGAATTAGAATATAATATCAATGAATATAATGATAAAGAATCTTTTGATAATTTTTTAGATAAAATAAAAGAAGATTATATAGCTAATAAACTTATTGAAGATAATAATGGAGATATTGATAATCAAAAAATAAACAATATTAAAGAGTTTTATAATTTTATAAAAACTAGTGATTATAAAGAAGATAAAGGTAATAGAATATTAAACTTAAAGGAAATAAAATTATTTATTGATAAATATGAAAATATAAAACCTGCTCTTGACTTATTTGATTTTTCACCTGTAAAAATTGATGAAAATAATTCTAATTACTCTCACATAAGCTATTCTACTGGAGAAAAAAACATATTATATTTTCTTAGTCTAATCAATAAAAACTTAAAATGGTTTAAAAAAAATATTATCCTCCTTTTAGACGAAGCAGATTTAGGCTTTCATCCTCAATGGAAAAAGAAATATATCAAAATTCTAACTGATTTCTTGCCCAAAATATTTGAAGAGATTCCAGGTTTTGAAGGTGTGCAAATCATCTTCACTACGCACGATCCTTTAACATTATCAGATATTCCCAACAGCAATGTTGTTTATTTAAAAAAAGAAGGAGAAAAGACAAAAGTTCTTAACCAAAATGAAAAACCTAGAAAATCTTTCGGAGCTAACATTACCGATTTATTAGCGGATAGTTTTTTTATTAATGATGGCTTAATTGGAGATTTTGCGAAAGGAAAGATTGAGGAAACGATAAAATGGATAAATCTTGAAAGACATAAAAAGCACAGTATTTATCAACAATCTTACGAAATTGACGAAAAAGAATATATAAAACATAAAAAAATCATTGAACTTATTGATGAAAATGTAGTAAGAATGAAACTTGCAGAAATGCTGGATGAACTAAAGCCTGAAAAAAATTTCCAAAAAGAATTGGCTGAAAAAGAAATAAAATATTTAAGAAATAAATTTAATTTGAAATGATAAGACTGAAAGAAATTTCAAGTGAAACTTTAGAATGGTATTATTTAGAAATGAAGGATAAAATTGATTGCTCATGTTTATCTGAATGTTCTAAAAAATTTTTAACAGAAGATATTATCAAACAAATATTAACTAAAGAACCATTAGTTTTACTTGGTATTCATAATGTTGCTCCCTGTGAATTAAAGAATAAAAATATTATAGAGAAAGTTTTTGATTATGATAAATTTATTTCTAAATCTCAATCAACATCTTATGAAATTTCCAAAAAAATAGGAATTAATACTTGTACTTATTGCAATAGAAATTACACACTTACAATTGTAGAGATAGATAAAAAAACAGGTAAAGAAAATAATTCCACAAGAATATCAAGACCGCAGTTTGATCATTATTTTTCACAAAAAGATTATCCACTTTTGGCTTTATCAATTTATAATCTAATACCAAGTTGCAATATTTGTAATAGTTCAATTAAAGGTTCAAAGGAATTAAGCTTAAAAAATCACTTACATCCTTACATTGAAGTAGGGGACAATACAAATGAGAATTTTAAATTTTCTTATGATTTTGATGAAACTCTTTCTAAATTTAGTGTAAAAATTAATTGTGAAGAAAAATCTAAAATCAAAGAGACATTAGACTTTTTCAAAATTAAGGAAGTTTACAATGCGCATTCAAATTTTGAACTAAAAGACCTTTATGATTTACGCTACAAATATTCTCAAAACTATTTAGACATTCTGTGCAACAAAACTTTTGAAGGTTTAAATTTATCTCAAGAAGAAGCATACAGAATGGTTTTCGGTATAGAAGTTAACAAAGATGATTATCATAAAAGACCTTTTTCAAAATTTAAACATGATATTATTGAGGAACTTAAAAAAAGCTTTTGAACAGAATTGATAATCTCCCAATGTTAACAATTCAATTATCTTTAAAATTTAATTAACTGAATATCAGAATTTTGCAACCCAATGTTAACTCAATGTTAACTCAACGTGAAATTAATATGAATATTTTTTTATATATTTGATTAGAATTTAAAACAAGTTTAATAAATAATTTAAAATCAGATCAATATGAAAAATAAAATCCAAATATTTGTTGCTTCTCTTTTCGCATTAGGATTAACTGCAATTGCAGGTAACATAAAAGCTCAGACAACTTCAAATAATAATATGATTGAAGAAGTTCAATTGAATAAAAATGATGCTTTTAATGAAATCAGAAGTTTATTGATGGATCAGTTTGATTTTACAAATTCTGACTATAAAGAAGGAATTGTAAACTCAGAGGTGAAGTTTGAAATTGCTGAAAACGGAAAAATTGTTAATGTAAGATCAAAAGGTGACTGCAAAAATGTAAGTAAAGAGATTGAAAATGTTTTGAGTCATCTTCAGTATAAATTAGATGCCAGTAAACTAAATGAAAACATGATTGCATCGTCTTTCGTGATGCCAGTAAGAGTTGATATCAGCCATAGATAATGAGAAATCATTGATAAAACAAACTATATCCAATTTCCAAAAACTGCTTGAAAGAGCAGTTTTTTTATTTCCGATTATTGTATACATTTGATCTTAAATTTTTCAGATCGTGAATCCTATTCTTGATGTAGTTATTCGTTCTCTATGCGTTTATCTTTTTATGATCGTTGCCATTCGTCTATTTGGGAAAAATCAACTTTCACAATTGAATGCCGGAGATGTTGTGTTGCTGCTTTTAATTTCAAATGCGGTACAGAATGCCATGGTAGGCGAAAATACTTCTTTGGAAGGTGGAATTGTGGCTGCACTGGTTTTATTTGCTGCAAATTTTACTTTAAAAAGACTGATGTTTTCCAACAAATCTTTTGCAAGTTTCATGGAAGCTGATCCTGTGATTTTGGTTAAAGATGGAATTGTAGATCATGTTGCTTTGCGAAAGGTAAAAATTACGTTTGACGAACTCAACGAATCCGTGAGAGAACATGGTATTGAAACCCTTGAAAACGTAAAACTTTCAATTTTGGAAGTCGATGGCAACATCAGTGTGATTTCTGAAGATCAGAAAGATAAACAAACGCATTATTCCCGAATAAAAAGAAAAAATAAAAGAAAATATCATTAAAAAATGAACTACGAAATAAGAGAAATGCTTCCAAAGGACGAAACCCGTGTAATGGAAATTTTTCAACAAGGCATCGATAGCGGAATTGCCACTTTTGATACAGAACTTCCCAACGTTGAGGTGTGGAATACCAGTTTTATCAACGATTGCCGTTGGGTTTTGGAAAATGAAAACAGTGAAGTGATCGGCTGGTGTGCATTGAAGCCTGTAAGTAAACGAGAATGCTTTAAAGGTGTGGCAGAAGTTAGTATTTATTTTGATCGAAATTCTACAGGGAAAGGTTTGGGTACACTTTTGTTGAGAAAACTCATTGTCGATAGCGAAAACCACGGATTCTGGACCTTGCAATCCAATATTTTTCCGGAAAATGAAGCTTCAATAAAATTTCATCTGAAAAATGGTTTTCGAACTGTTGGAACTCGCGAAAAAGTTGGGAAGCTTCACGGCGAATGGAAAGATCTTGTGATGCTTGAGAGAAGAAGCGAAAATATATTTTAATTCAATTTATATTTTTTTGAAGTTTTTATAAATGTCTTTGGCATTTTGATTGTATCAATCAGGTTATCAATCAAAAATAAAGCATTATGAAACTCATTAAAAATATTATTGCGACCTTAGTTACTGCAGGATTTTTATATTCTTGTGTTCCGCATCCAAGTCAGAGACCAAAACCTCCCGGTCATGACAAAAAAGTAGAAGAATTAAAAGAAGCACATCCTAAAAACAGAGTGAGATAATTTTTATTAGTTATTATTTTTAATTAAGATCCTTGTTTATAATTCAATAGTATTTTGGCATTGCGATTGTAAATCATTGTTGAGAAATAAATGTAAACTTATGAAAGGATTAAAAAAAATTTTAGGAATGGTAGCAATTATTGCTTTTCTCGCTTCTTGCGTTGCACCGCCACATCCGGGAAGAAGACCAGTGCCACCGGGACATGGTAAACATATGCATAAAGCGAAAAAACATCATCCGCACAATCACGGTCATCACCGCGGAAGACATTAAACATACAAAGTCCCCAGTAATTTGGGGATTTTTTTTAGTTTTAAATTTAAAATCTTGTTTTCTTAGGATTCAGAAATGTATTGAAAATCATAATTTCTTGTCCGAATTTTTTCTCTATAATATCACTGATGTTGACCATCTCGCTTTCCATAAACTCATCTCGTTTTTCATCATTATCAAAAATGAGAAGAAGATTATAGTTTTTTCCATCTTCAATAAACTCGCTATGTACTTCTGAGAGAATATATTTATCAACATCCATCAGATTTTCAGTCATCAGAATCAACGTCTCATCAACGTAATTTTCCCATTCTTCGATATTGTTTTTAGTACAATGAAAAGTGATGCTCAGCACGCTCATATTTTAAGAATTTTTAAGATTATTTGGATAAATAGTTCGGCAAAAATCGGTAAAAATTTCGTAAATTAGCCCGTTATTAATTATTCAAAATAAATAGTTTTCAGGTTGTTTTTCAAACATCTGATTATCATTACAATAAAAGTTATATATGCAAAGAGAAGGAGAAAGATTGATTCCTATCAATATTGTAGATGAAATGAAGTCATCTTATATTGATTATTCAATGTCCGTTATTGTTTCCAGAGCTTTACCGGATGTAAGAGATGGCTTGAAACCTGTTCACAGAAGAGTACTTTATGGTATGTATGGTCTGAACGTTTTTTCAAATAGAAAACACTTAAAATCTGCAAGAATCGTAGGGGATGTTTTGGGTAAATATCACCCACACGGAGATTCTTCCGTATACGATGCCATGGTAAGAATGGCTCAGACATGGAGTTTGCGCTATCCGCAGGTTGACGGGCAGGGTAACTTTGGTTCGATGGATGGAGATCCGCCTGCAGCAATGCGTTACACGGAAGCACGATTAAAGAAAATCTCAGATGAAATATTATCTGATCTTGATAAAGAAACGGTAGACTTTCAAAATAACTTTGATGACAGCTTAACGGAACCAACCGTGATGCCTACAAAAATTCCAAATCTTTTGGTAAACGGTACATCGGGTATCGCAGTAGGTATGGCGACCAACATGGCGCCACACAATTTAACTGAAGCGGTAGATGCAATAACTGCATATATTGACAACAGAGAAATTACGATTGATGAATTGATGCAGCATATCATTGCTCCCGATTTTCCTACAGGTGGAATTATCTACGGATATGATGGTGTAAGAGATGCATTCCATACAGGAAGAGGAAGAGTAGTTTTAAGAGCAAAAGTAAGTTTTGAAGAAGTACACAACAGAAATGCAATCATTGTAACTGAGATTCCTTATCAGGTTAACAAAGCTGAAATGATTGCCAGAACCGCTGAGTTGGTGAAGGATGAAAAAATTCCGGGAATCTACGAGATCAGAGACGAATCTGACAGAAACGGGATGCGTATTGTTTATGAATTGAAGAACGATGCAATTCCTAATGTAGTATTAAACTTATTATACAAATATACTTCACTACAAACGTCTTTCAGTGTCAACAATATTGCGTTGGTACACGGAAGACCAGAGCAGCTGAATTTAAAAGATATCATTCACCATTTTGTTGAGCACAGACATGTGGTAATTGTAAGAAGAACCGAGTACGAACTTAGAAAAGCAAGAGAAAGAGCACATATTCTTGAAGGTTTCATGAAGGTGATCGGAACTCAGGATTCTTTAGATAAAGCGATTGCGATTATTCGTCACAGTGCCAATCCACAAGCAGCAAAAGAAGGAATTATTCAGGAGTTTGATTTGTCTGAAATTCAGGCTCAGGCGATTCTAGACCTTCGTTTGGCTCGTCTGACAGGAATGGAGCTTGACAAGATCCGTGATGAATATGAAGCAATCATGAAAGAAATTAATAATTTGGAAGATATTTTGGCAAACGAACCAAGAAGATTCCAGATTATTAAAGATGAATTAGTTGAAATTAAAGAAAAATACGGCGACGAAAGAAGAACAGAAATCGATTATTCGGGAGGTGAAATGTCTATTGAAGATATTATCCCGAACGAAGCGGTAGTTCTTACGATTTCACACGCAGGTTATGTGAAGAGAACTTTGCTTTCAGAATACAAAATTCAGAGTAGAGGCGGTGTAGGAAATAAAGCTGCGACTACAAGAGATTCCGATTTCTTAGAGTATATCGTATCTGCGACCAATCACCAATATATGTTATTCTTTACCGAAAAAGGTAAGTGTTATTGGTTAAGAGTATTTGAAATTCCTGAAGGTTCTAAAACTGCAAAAGGAAGAGCGGTACAAAACTTAATCAATATCGAACCGGATGATAAGATTAAAGCATATATCAGAACCAATAATTTAAAAGATACTGAGTACGTGAACCAAATGAGCGTTGTAATGGTTACCAAAAATGGTACGATTAAGAAAACGTCTCTGGAAGCTTATTCAAGACCGAGAGTAAATGGTGTAAATGCAATTGAAATCAGAGATAATGACATGTTGCTTGGTGCATATCTTACCAATGGAACTTCTG
This region includes:
- the uvrA gene encoding excinuclease ABC subunit UvrA — translated: MSESKEYIEVYGAREHNLKNIDVKIPRNELVVITGLSGSGKSSLAFDTIFAEGQRRYIETFSAYARQFLGGLERPDVDKIEGLSPVIAIEQKTTNKNPRSTVGTVTELYDYLRLLFARVSDAYSLSSGKKLVSYTEDQILDTIKENYKGEKLMLMAPVVRSRKGHYHELFVQMAKKGYGQARIDGDLQDIEYDLKLDRYKTHDIDIVIDRWIIGESASETRMEKSLRTAMEMGEGVIGIQKLGSTEIEYFSKNLMDAETGHSLALPEPNTFSFNSPKGSCPNCKGLGTIKKINTDYFVENPKLSINQGGLLPLEDIKSNKWILAQIKNILEIFGLGLTTPFKDIPAEALDYMYNGCHKEFNKDLKYAGITKKIKISFDGLIPFMEEIIDEKESYEGVLLERHFTTEETCPDCKGTRLQPGSLSFKIDGKNIAEINGLSLSDLKDWLRDVKDKFSPKNAIIAHEILKEIETRLQFLLDVGLEYLSLSRSSKTLSGGESQRIRLATQIGSQLVNVLYILDEPSIGLHQRDNERLIKSLKNLRDIGNSVLVVEHDKDMIMEADEVLDIGPRAGKFGGEILWQGKPADLLKADTITADYINGKRKIAIPEVRREGNGKSIVLKGATGNNLKNVTLDIPLGKLVVVTGISGSGKSSLINGTLYPILNKHFYRAVQEPLPYKKIEGLDNIDKIVDVDQTPIGRTPRSNPATYTGMFTDIRNLFSELPESKIRGYKPGRFSFNVKGGRCETCQGGGLKVIEMNFLPDVYVHCETCNGKRFNRETLEVRYKGKSISDVLDMTIDEAVDFFQPIPKIFARVKTLQDVGLGYITMGQQSTTLSGGEAQRIKLATELAKRQTGNTLYILDEPTTGLHFEDVKILMDAINKLVELGNSFIIIEHNMDVIKLADHIIDVGPEGGKYGGEIIAKGTPEEIIKSKKSLTGKYLKKEM
- a CDS encoding type VI secretion system baseplate subunit TssF; translation: MNLDQNIYSKESVKARMLQNATKVWGLKSPQSLDPFVKLLIDAFSTEVFKSNNEIQSVNARILEKLAKLLTPSIYTHPIPAHAVAYTTPFESSENLLEHTEFFFKKQMNSTVKSESDKQLNIPFTPIGSIRTNKAQTAIMFVGNTCYSIDERLNKIPISRFQGRPSDYRKVTIGINVSQYTNEKFPRSLGIYCSNPAFEHLDYVYKLLPYITVSSNGNPLFVKEGLTYLKKEQAEGYEQIFHEQSIQTKIIQDIKNIYHHKFIEVSGLSRDLFSEGSLPQDLDFLNEREEIQKYITSKKFLWLTFEFPPQFSAEILDNFTFVLNAFPIYNRGWKKTDYSLDIMGNNIPLITEDGEHFLYVEEVQDGDGRKYTEIPFTPSDDLKKGLYTVRKGGMERFNNRNAVDMISNVLELTRDEIAAFSLLNRDNVKGLLSEMSDKMKSMVQKVNNAKRNVKQELNYVIMEPVEKTDHTYAAFWITHCTFANHMRPGTELSNQLKSQTLILLTETIGGAEEQKGSDSIQAYKYALTTRDKIISLEDVKNYVRMMLKDELKDVRVKRGTMISNKPKEGFVRTVDVEVIPENYSFYGRVYWENMANILRNQIISKAIDGIEYRVIISNEDVDFFEN
- a CDS encoding AAA family ATPase, whose protein sequence is MRLAAIYIKRHFLFSEPQTINLGGKYFYTITPREGKENKYDITRIENPQFIENFWGKKISLVSAIVGENGTGKTSFLKSICLSKTNINDIVLVFENKNNSYEIYDKGFLDNSIFSIDYFTQTLDSDLSHFSINSFLNFNTDFVGLSEFNLNNFKNLVLLIQKQNNEKLLKSYLRENFNLFDAVKIKLKNNLKTETYWGDKTKRQESTNDLIRLIIDKFGAKNDDVPTIFTSENFIKNLELKLLLAVININFDRYNNELEYNINEYNDKESFDNFLDKIKEDYIANKLIEDNNGDIDNQKINNIKEFYNFIKTSDYKEDKGNRILNLKEIKLFIDKYENIKPALDLFDFSPVKIDENNSNYSHISYSTGEKNILYFLSLINKNLKWFKKNIILLLDEADLGFHPQWKKKYIKILTDFLPKIFEEIPGFEGVQIIFTTHDPLTLSDIPNSNVVYLKKEGEKTKVLNQNEKPRKSFGANITDLLADSFFINDGLIGDFAKGKIEETIKWINLERHKKHSIYQQSYEIDEKEYIKHKKIIELIDENVVRMKLAEMLDELKPEKNFQKELAEKEIKYLRNKFNLK
- a CDS encoding GPW/gp25 family protein, translated to MDTPNYRMPFVPSTLMSEGGSIDTCDMGESIAHNIMLLITTKKGENRYDENYGNDVWNLEFDNGVTSAVWENVFIKSLKKQILESEPRIVQPQVDAHIEIVEHSYDTKEHTEIKKKVKIAINAKMEATGERFSFSTEIFLSPMSID